The Fusarium oxysporum f. sp. lycopersici 4287 chromosome 1, whole genome shotgun sequence DNA segment GAGCTTGAAAGTCGCCCGTTTACACCGGAATAAATATTGAAGCGCTCCCGCTTAAATTGACACAAGCCACATTTTGAGTCCCTCGCATGAGATACGCCACAGAGAGCGACTCAAGCTCCTGCACGTGACGTGACTAAGCTTCTCAGCTGTGGCTCCCAGGCTGCCGGGCTGGCGTCAACGTCAATTACCTTTACCAAGCTCCGATCATAGCAACGCCAACCCTCCATCACCGcccacatcaacatcaacacctGCACGCTTTTTTGTCGACGAATTACTCTAGCCGCAGATTATCCATACACATTTTAACACACCGTCGATACCATGGAGCGCTTCAGGAGTTTACTTGGTGGCGGTGGAATGGGCCTTGGAGGAGCTGCACATGGCACTGTAAGCTATGATCTCCTTCATATGAGCTCCCTAATGGAGCGTGCTTTGCAATTCTGAGCTTCGCTGACCTTGACGACTGTAGGACAACACAAACCTGATCGATAACTCCGAAACGGTCTATATCTCCTCCCTTGCCCTACTCAAAATGCTTCGACACGGTCGCGCAGGTGTGCCCATGGAAGTCATGGGTCTGATGCTTGGCGAGTTTGTGGATGACTTTACTGTAAAGGTTATGGATGTGTTTGCCATGCCTCAGAGTGGTACCGGTGTTAGTGTCGAGGCTGTCGACCCCGTTTTCCAGACCAAGATGATGGACATGCTTAGGCAAACAGGAAGGTTAGTTGATTACGGTCTCCCATTTGTTGTCACTATCTAACGGATTCAACAGACCTGAGTCGGTCGTCGGATGGTACCACTCGCATCCTGGTTTCGGTTGTTGGCTTTCTTCCGTTGATATCAACACACAGCAGTCATTCGAGCAACTGAACCCCCGCGCCGTTGCCGTCGTCATTGATCCTATCCAGTCCGTGAAGGGCAAAGTCGTCATTGACGCTTTCCGACTCATCAACCCCCAGCTCTTGATGCTTGGTCAAGAGCCTCGACAGAGCACTAGCAACTTGGGTCACCTCAACAAGCCCTCGATCCAGGCTCTCATCCACGGCTTGAACCGACACTACTACTCGATTGGAATCAACTACCGCAAGACCGCACTCGAAGAGAACATGCTCATGAACCTGCACAAGCACGTTTGGACCGAAGCCCT contains these protein-coding regions:
- a CDS encoding 26S proteasome regulatory subunit rpn11 (At least one base has a quality score < 10), with product MERFRSLLGGGGMGLGGAAHGTDNTNLIDNSETVYISSLALLKMLRHGRAGVPMEVMGLMLGEFVDDFTVKVMDVFAMPQSGTGVSVEAVDPVFQTKMMDMLRQTGRPESVVGWYHSHPGFGCWLSSVDINTQQSFEQLNPRAVAVVIDPIQSVKGKVVIDAFRLINPQLLMLGQEPRQSTSNLGHLNKPSIQALIHGLNRHYYSIGINYRKTALEENMLMNLHKHVWTEALEMDDFRHEGCKNKDRLQQLVSLADGYEKRVKEETELTKDQLKTRYVGKLDPKKHLEDVGQELIEDNIVSVSRQMIDKEATMPRKEGQAGPKGQVNGEQMDVEEEL
- a CDS encoding 26S proteasome regulatory subunit rpn11 (At least one base has a quality score < 10), coding for MLRHGRAGVPMEVMGLMLGEFVDDFTVKVMDVFAMPQSGTGVSVEAVDPVFQTKMMDMLRQTGRPESVVGWYHSHPGFGCWLSSVDINTQQSFEQLNPRAVAVVIDPIQSVKGKVVIDAFRLINPQLLMLGQEPRQSTSNLGHLNKPSIQALIHGLNRHYYSIGINYRKTALEENMLMNLHKHVWTEALEMDDFRHEGCKNKDRLQQLVSLADGYEKRVKEETELTKDQLKTRYVGKLDPKKHLEDVGQELIEDNIVSVSRQMIDKEATMPRKEGQAGPKGQVNGEQMDVEEEL